Proteins found in one Coffea eugenioides isolate CCC68of chromosome 5, Ceug_1.0, whole genome shotgun sequence genomic segment:
- the LOC113770083 gene encoding nucleoside-triphosphatase ntp-1-like, which translates to MATAGLRMLEKGVQDRILEACRTVLRGSGFRFYDDWASVISGSDEGVYAWVVANYALGTVGGDPKQTTGIIELGGAAAQMLRKLSKQLNSEDWIWNNLNTLLGNRIYIRINDGGTSVLLYAENKFLVMVIRDLLNLCEITKGKDNKVVIASNIMQMTVNSSFR; encoded by the exons ATGGCAACTGCTGGTTTGAGGATGTTGGAGAAAGGAGTTCAAGATAGGATTTTGGAGGCTTGCCGAACCGTGTTGAGGGGCTCGGGTTTCAGGTTTTACGATGATTGGGCTTCCGTTATTTCCG GTTCTGATGAAGGTGTATATGCCTGGGTCGTTGCTAATTATGCCCTTGGCACTGTAGGAGGTGATCCTAAGCAAACAACTGGTATTATTGAACTTGGAGGTGCTGCAGCTCAG ATGCTGAGGAAGTTAAGTAAACAGCTGAATAGTGAGGATTGGATATGGAACAACCTAAATACCTTGCTGGGCAATAGGATCTATATCAGGATCAATGATGGAGGAACAAGTGTATTGCTTTATGCT GAAAACAAGTTTCTTGTGATGGTGATACGTGATTTGTTAAACCTTTGTGAGATTACAAAAGGCAAAGACAACAAAGTAGTTATTGCAAGTAATATAAT GCAAATGACCGTGAACTCCAGTTTTCGATAG